From Candidatus Schekmanbacteria bacterium, a single genomic window includes:
- a CDS encoding NADH-quinone oxidoreductase subunit D: protein MFGIQFKGHPNHVRILCHEHFEGHALRKDHDAGKRTKCTQIREYLKEEFKKVGEDRYVVNIGPSHPAMHGTLRIQTLLNGEIIEDAEAEIGYLHRCFEKMCETHTYHTAIPYTDRLNYCSSFMNNVGYAMAIEKLMGVEVTPRAISIRVILSEFSRMMDHMVCLGANLVDLGALTNFWYFFKPREDIYGLIESCCGSRLTTNYVRIGGLAADVPQDFLPRCKTILSEVDKFMDFVEKLNNKNVIFHKRTRGVGVMSREDAIEYGWTGPCLRASGVDYDVRKDHPYYGYEKFDFEVPVGKNGDTYDRYIVRIEEIKQSAKIIKQALQTLPSGSVNSGDKRVELPPKEETYSNIESLMNHFKLVMHGIQPAPGEIYSFTEAANGELGFYMISDGTKNPYRVKVRPPCFAIFQAFPEMLKGKMISDLIAVLGSLNIIAGELDR, encoded by the coding sequence ATGTTCGGCATACAATTTAAAGGGCATCCAAACCACGTAAGAATCCTCTGCCATGAACACTTCGAAGGACATGCCCTGCGAAAAGACCATGATGCAGGGAAAAGGACAAAATGCACACAGATAAGGGAATACTTAAAAGAAGAATTTAAGAAGGTCGGCGAAGACAGGTATGTAGTAAATATCGGTCCTTCTCACCCTGCCATGCATGGTACTTTGAGGATACAGACCCTTCTTAACGGTGAAATAATAGAAGACGCAGAGGCCGAGATAGGATATTTACACCGCTGTTTCGAGAAGATGTGCGAGACTCATACCTATCACACTGCAATTCCATACACGGACAGATTGAACTACTGCTCATCTTTCATGAACAATGTGGGTTATGCTATGGCTATTGAAAAGCTCATGGGGGTTGAGGTCACACCGCGGGCAATCAGCATCAGGGTAATCCTTTCGGAGTTTTCAAGGATGATGGATCACATGGTCTGTCTTGGGGCAAATCTTGTTGACCTCGGAGCCCTCACAAATTTCTGGTATTTCTTCAAACCAAGGGAAGACATCTATGGTTTGATAGAATCATGCTGCGGTTCAAGGCTTACGACCAATTATGTGAGAATCGGAGGCCTCGCGGCTGATGTACCGCAGGATTTTCTCCCCCGCTGTAAAACCATATTAAGCGAAGTTGATAAATTCATGGATTTCGTTGAAAAGCTCAATAATAAGAATGTTATCTTCCATAAACGTACAAGGGGTGTGGGCGTGATGAGCAGGGAAGATGCGATTGAGTATGGATGGACAGGACCATGCCTGAGAGCGAGCGGAGTTGATTATGATGTGAGGAAAGACCATCCTTATTATGGCTATGAGAAATTTGATTTCGAAGTGCCGGTCGGAAAGAACGGAGACACATACGACCGGTATATTGTCCGCATCGAGGAGATAAAACAGAGCGCTAAGATTATCAAGCAGGCGCTTCAAACACTCCCTTCAGGGTCGGTAAACTCAGGAGACAAGAGGGTAGAACTTCCTCCGAAGGAAGAGACTTATTCCAATATCGAATCGCTCATGAATCACTTCAAACTTGTAATGCACGGCATTCAGCCAGCGCCCGGTGAAATATATTCTTTTACCGAGGCGGCAAACGGAGAGCTTGGTTTTTACATGATAAGCGATGGGACGAAAAATCCCTACAGGGTCAAGGTGAGACCTCCATGTTTTGCAATATTCCAGGCATTTCCTGAAATGCTTAAGGGGAAAATGATTTCAGACCTTATTGCTGTACTAGGGAGTTTGAATATTATAGCCGGAGAACTTGACAGGTAA
- a CDS encoding peroxiredoxin, whose protein sequence is MSVRVGDKAPGFKVEGVFEGKFNKYSLDDLKGKWAVLFFYPLDFTFICPTEITAFSDRLSEFKALKAEVFGISTDSKFSHMAWIERDLKGLKYPLLSDNNHEVSRNYGVLIEDAGITYRGLFVIDPEGKVRYQLMHELSVGRNVDEVLRVLKALQTGELCPVNWEPGKKTLGKV, encoded by the coding sequence ATGTCAGTAAGAGTAGGAGACAAAGCACCGGGCTTTAAAGTCGAAGGAGTTTTTGAAGGTAAGTTTAATAAATACAGCCTTGATGATTTAAAGGGAAAATGGGCAGTTTTATTTTTCTATCCCCTTGATTTTACATTTATCTGTCCTACAGAGATTACGGCATTTAGCGACAGGTTGTCGGAGTTCAAGGCGCTAAAGGCTGAAGTTTTCGGAATAAGCACTGACAGTAAGTTTTCGCATATGGCGTGGATAGAGAGGGATTTAAAAGGTTTAAAGTATCCATTGCTCAGCGATAACAATCATGAAGTCAGCAGGAATTACGGAGTTTTAATTGAAGATGCAGGTATAACATACCGCGGACTCTTTGTAATCGACCCTGAAGGTAAGGTACGGTACCAGTTGATGCATGAACTAAGTGTTGGAAGGAATGTTGATGAAGTATTAAGAGTCCTTAAAGCTCTTCAGACCGGTGAGCTATGCCCTGTAAACTGGGAACCGGGAAAGAAAACGCTCGGCAAAGTCTAA
- the nuoB gene encoding NADH-quinone oxidoreductase subunit NuoB, whose amino-acid sequence MGIEEYIPGDWLTTKVDALVNWARKGSLWPMPFGTACCAIEFMSVVSSHYDLARFGAEVVRFSPRQADLLLVAGTITDKMAPVLKKIYDQMPEPKWVLSMGACACSGGFYRAYHVVQGIEEIIPVDVFVAGCPPTPENLINGVMMIQKIVEKSSVKRKSR is encoded by the coding sequence ATGGGTATAGAAGAATATATTCCAGGTGATTGGCTGACCACGAAAGTTGATGCCCTCGTCAACTGGGCGAGGAAGGGTTCTCTATGGCCCATGCCCTTTGGTACGGCATGCTGTGCCATTGAGTTCATGTCGGTAGTATCATCTCATTATGACCTCGCAAGGTTTGGTGCCGAGGTTGTGAGATTTTCTCCGCGTCAGGCAGACCTTCTCCTTGTTGCAGGGACCATAACCGACAAAATGGCGCCGGTGTTAAAAAAGATATACGACCAGATGCCAGAGCCTAAATGGGTTCTTTCAATGGGTGCATGTGCTTGTTCAGGAGGTTTTTACAGGGCTTACCATGTTGTGCAGGGGATTGAAGAGATAATCCCTGTTGATGTTTTTGTTGCAGGTTGTCCGCCGACACCGGAGAACCTTATAAACGGCGTTATGATGATCCAGAAGATTGTTGAAAAAAGCTCAGTGAAGAGAAAATCCAGATAA
- a CDS encoding DUF169 domain-containing protein has protein sequence MDINKFSEKLNYHIRPQTFPVAIRMLKEGEPLPDKTRRVKKDMNLQIAICQGISMARKYGWTVAMGREDINCPLTKIAFGFEKAGEHYFSGEACCGMYTETLGAGAKTEQATPKFPYKKYSSIIVSPLSSGKFEPDVICIYASSAQVMRLLVAALYNKGGYLTSRFSGRIDCADIVIEAMTTQECQVILPCYGDRIFAQTQDTEMAFTIPVSKMDEIADGLEGTHKGGIRYPIPSFLRYEGQFPEHYKLVEKDWEK, from the coding sequence ATGGATATCAACAAGTTCAGTGAGAAATTAAATTACCATATAAGACCGCAGACATTCCCTGTAGCTATAAGGATGTTAAAAGAAGGTGAACCATTGCCAGATAAAACCCGTCGGGTAAAAAAAGATATGAACCTGCAGATAGCAATTTGCCAGGGGATATCCATGGCAAGAAAATACGGATGGACTGTGGCAATGGGAAGAGAGGATATAAACTGCCCGCTTACTAAGATAGCTTTCGGATTTGAAAAAGCAGGAGAGCATTATTTCAGCGGTGAAGCGTGCTGTGGAATGTACACAGAAACACTCGGAGCCGGGGCAAAGACAGAGCAGGCTACGCCGAAGTTTCCTTATAAAAAATACAGCAGTATTATTGTTTCTCCGCTATCATCAGGAAAATTTGAACCAGACGTGATCTGCATTTATGCAAGCTCAGCCCAGGTGATGCGGCTACTTGTTGCTGCGCTTTATAACAAAGGAGGATACCTGACATCAAGGTTTTCAGGGAGGATAGACTGCGCTGATATTGTCATAGAGGCGATGACCACACAGGAGTGCCAGGTTATTCTTCCCTGCTATGGAGATCGCATATTTGCACAGACGCAGGACACTGAAATGGCTTTTACAATCCCGGTTTCTAAAATGGATGAGATTGCTGACGGACTTGAGGGTACACACAAAGGCGGCATCAGATATCCTATTCCATCTTTTCTGCGCTACGAAGGACAATTCCCTGAACATTACAAATTGGTTGAAAAAGACTGGGAAAAATAA
- a CDS encoding FKBP-type peptidyl-prolyl cis-trans isomerase has product MYKWFVVLAICILAAQASAEESQLLKTEKEKVSYGIGVDVGRNFKKLGINIDMDILLNGLKDGYSGNKIMMDEKDLRETMNTYQSDLLKKQAQSRIATAEKNKKSGEAFLSDNKNKEEVVTLPSGLQYKILKAGDGKKPASSDTVECNYRGTLINGTEFDSSYNRGQSATFKVNGVIPGWTEALQLMPTGSKWLLFVPSQLAYGERGAGRDIGPNETLIFEVELIAIK; this is encoded by the coding sequence ATGTATAAATGGTTTGTAGTTCTTGCGATTTGCATATTGGCTGCTCAGGCAAGCGCTGAAGAGAGCCAGCTTCTTAAAACAGAAAAAGAAAAGGTAAGCTACGGTATCGGGGTAGATGTGGGTAGGAATTTCAAGAAGCTGGGCATAAATATTGATATGGATATTCTCCTAAATGGCTTGAAAGACGGATACTCAGGCAACAAGATAATGATGGATGAAAAAGATCTCCGTGAAACCATGAACACCTATCAAAGCGATCTGCTCAAAAAGCAGGCACAATCAAGAATTGCAACAGCAGAAAAAAACAAGAAATCAGGAGAGGCTTTTCTCTCTGATAACAAAAACAAGGAAGAGGTTGTAACTCTGCCGAGCGGATTACAGTATAAAATACTCAAGGCTGGTGACGGCAAAAAGCCGGCATCTTCCGACACAGTAGAATGCAATTACCGGGGTACTCTTATCAATGGTACAGAGTTTGACAGCTCCTATAACCGCGGACAATCTGCAACCTTTAAAGTCAATGGTGTGATTCCTGGCTGGACTGAAGCATTACAGCTTATGCCTACAGGCTCGAAATGGCTCTTATTCGTTCCGTCACAACTTGCGTACGGAGAGAGGGGAGCAGGACGGGACATAGGCCCCAATGAAACTCTTATTTTCGAAGTCGAGCTCATCGCCATAAAATAA
- a CDS encoding PAS domain-containing protein, translating to MKTKNISEFTKKSQYKKKLIPNSDKPRNPVTNKIKQKRFIAGIGSSAGGLEALEKFFSSMPANTGISFVLIAHLDPNRRNLMPEIITHITKMKVSQAEDNVMVKPNCVYVIPPDRNMSIKDGKLHLEKKSDLCGLESCINFFLKSLAEDQKEKSICIILSGMGTDGTMGLKAIKDYSGMAMVQEISSAKYDSMPRSAINTGLADIIAPPEALPMKLIEYVKNYSKQPAKTNVDLKGTTETAFEKVLRLIRHRTGNDLSSYKKHVIYRRIEKRRAICRLKNLAGYAAYLQATPQEIDLLFKDILIGVTNFFRDPQAFVSLKKNAISRILKNKGDENVIRIWAPGCSTGEEAYSLAIAIKECIDESGSMNDFKILIFATDIDKEGIDKARQGIYDKSKIITHVSPARIERFFTKEGDSYKIKDEIRKMVVFASHNIINNPPFTKLDLICCRNLLIYFTSDVQKKIKILFYFALNPDGMLFLGSSENVTDCPDIFKPIDCMWKIFIREDSPFQNKGELKGLVYSPSIPLTMPTDKMLDKYHSFKEIEQEIAEKILVERFTPPSVLINEKGDIIYINKQTGEYLELAAGKANMNVFAMAREGLKYELRKAVNKALTLKKDVEIKNLDVKLSSDYQSINIRVIPIAEPEAMRGLLMVVFEDIIESPEKRKRSAKKGDVQSRQDSIVNFLEKELKYTKKHLSNVLDDMETSQAQLISLNEQLQSSNEVLTISQEELINVNAELQSRIESISRSNDDISNFFESTGLATIFLDNSANIRRFSPSVTKLFNFIQADVGRPITDIISNLKYDNLAKDVKEVNDTLVPMEIEIQSNEGEWYMMKIVPYKTEDNFIDGTVLTFHNISACKELEKYVKEKQDIWDNAVRHADLVIEAMREPLLVLNKSLTIVTANNAFCQAVNFRREDVLGKKLFELCDNKWDIREVMKHMKELLMSDREFYNLEIECDFPVNGRKIKQINASMLSVNGDTSKFILLGIIGLNERG from the coding sequence ATGAAAACAAAAAACATCAGTGAATTTACAAAAAAATCGCAGTATAAAAAAAAACTAATTCCTAATTCAGACAAACCTCGAAATCCAGTTACTAACAAAATCAAACAAAAACGATTTATAGCTGGAATTGGCAGTTCAGCAGGCGGCCTTGAAGCTCTGGAAAAATTCTTCTCATCCATGCCGGCAAATACCGGAATATCTTTTGTCCTAATTGCACACCTTGATCCAAACCGGAGAAATTTAATGCCGGAAATTATCACACACATTACAAAGATGAAGGTGTCACAGGCAGAGGATAATGTAATGGTCAAGCCAAACTGTGTATATGTAATCCCACCTGACAGGAATATGTCAATTAAGGACGGTAAGCTGCATCTTGAAAAAAAGTCTGATTTGTGTGGATTGGAATCATGCATTAATTTCTTTTTAAAGTCTCTTGCTGAAGATCAGAAGGAGAAAAGCATCTGTATAATACTTTCCGGAATGGGTACTGACGGCACAATGGGTCTTAAAGCGATAAAGGACTACTCCGGAATGGCGATGGTGCAGGAGATAAGCTCAGCTAAATATGACAGCATGCCAAGAAGCGCCATCAACACAGGCCTTGCAGATATTATTGCCCCCCCTGAAGCTCTGCCAATGAAGCTTATAGAATATGTTAAAAACTATTCCAAACAGCCGGCAAAGACTAATGTTGACTTAAAAGGTACAACTGAAACAGCCTTTGAGAAGGTGCTCAGGCTCATTCGGCACCGCACAGGGAATGATTTGTCATCTTATAAAAAACATGTGATTTATCGCCGGATAGAAAAAAGGAGGGCTATTTGCCGATTGAAAAACCTAGCTGGGTATGCAGCATATCTCCAGGCAACTCCGCAGGAGATTGACCTTTTATTCAAAGATATTTTAATAGGAGTTACAAATTTCTTCAGAGACCCTCAAGCGTTCGTAAGCTTAAAAAAGAACGCTATCTCCCGGATTTTAAAAAATAAGGGTGACGAAAATGTCATAAGAATATGGGCTCCGGGATGTTCTACAGGAGAAGAGGCTTACTCCCTTGCCATTGCAATCAAGGAGTGCATTGATGAGTCCGGCTCAATGAATGATTTCAAGATACTTATCTTCGCAACAGACATAGATAAGGAAGGGATAGATAAGGCAAGGCAGGGGATATATGATAAATCAAAAATTATTACTCATGTGTCTCCAGCACGCATTGAGCGGTTCTTTACTAAAGAGGGGGATTCTTACAAAATCAAAGATGAAATAAGAAAGATGGTGGTTTTTGCCTCTCATAATATTATTAATAATCCCCCATTTACAAAGCTTGATCTAATATGCTGCAGGAACCTTCTTATTTATTTCACTTCAGATGTTCAAAAAAAAATCAAAATACTTTTTTATTTTGCCTTAAATCCTGATGGTATGCTTTTCCTTGGTTCGTCAGAAAATGTCACTGATTGTCCTGACATTTTTAAGCCTATAGACTGCATGTGGAAGATTTTCATAAGGGAGGATTCACCTTTTCAAAATAAAGGGGAACTGAAAGGGTTGGTTTACAGTCCATCAATTCCATTAACAATGCCCACCGATAAGATGCTGGACAAGTATCATAGTTTTAAAGAAATCGAGCAGGAAATAGCAGAGAAGATACTTGTTGAACGCTTCACCCCTCCTTCAGTTCTTATAAATGAGAAAGGAGATATAATTTATATAAACAAACAGACAGGGGAGTATCTGGAGCTGGCAGCGGGAAAAGCCAACATGAATGTTTTTGCAATGGCGCGGGAAGGATTGAAATATGAGCTTCGCAAAGCCGTAAACAAGGCGTTAACCTTAAAAAAAGATGTTGAAATTAAAAATTTAGATGTAAAGTTGAGCAGTGACTATCAGTCAATCAATATCAGGGTAATACCCATTGCAGAACCTGAAGCTATGAGAGGGCTCTTAATGGTGGTTTTTGAAGACATTATAGAATCTCCGGAAAAGAGGAAAAGGTCTGCGAAGAAAGGCGATGTACAATCCAGACAGGATTCCATTGTCAATTTTCTGGAGAAAGAATTGAAGTATACAAAAAAACACCTGAGTAATGTTCTGGATGATATGGAAACATCACAGGCACAACTTATTTCATTAAATGAACAACTGCAAAGTTCTAATGAGGTGCTTACAATCTCGCAGGAAGAGCTTATTAATGTAAATGCAGAGCTTCAAAGCAGAATAGAAAGCATCTCCCGGTCCAACGATGACATAAGCAATTTCTTCGAGAGCACCGGATTAGCAACAATATTCCTGGACAATAGCGCTAACATAAGGCGATTTTCTCCTTCAGTAACAAAGCTTTTTAATTTTATACAGGCTGATGTTGGACGCCCCATCACAGACATTATTTCAAATTTAAAGTACGACAATCTTGCAAAAGATGTTAAAGAAGTCAATGATACACTTGTGCCAATGGAGATAGAGATTCAGTCTAATGAAGGGGAGTGGTATATGATGAAGATTGTTCCCTATAAGACTGAGGATAACTTCATAGATGGCACAGTTCTGACTTTCCATAATATCAGTGCCTGTAAAGAGCTTGAAAAATATGTGAAAGAAAAACAGGATATTTGGGACAATGCCGTGCGACATGCTGATTTAGTAATAGAAGCAATGCGCGAGCCGCTCTTAGTGCTTAACAAAAGTTTAACCATAGTTACTGCAAACAATGCTTTTTGTCAGGCTGTTAATTTTAGAAGGGAAGATGTGTTAGGTAAGAAACTATTTGAACTCTGCGACAATAAGTGGGATATCCGTGAAGTAATGAAACATATGAAGGAACTTCTTATGAGCGATAGAGAGTTTTACAATCTGGAGATCGAGTGTGATTTTCCGGTAAATGGCAGAAAAATAAAGCAGATCAATGCAAGTATGCTAAGCGTGAATGGTGATACCTCGAAATTTATTCTTCTTGGCATAATAGGCTTAAATGAGAGAGGATAA
- a CDS encoding putative Ig domain-containing protein, producing the protein MKKKWLGILVLFCFVTAFSWGIGNRVSAQTTQMDSKDSSDIITRMQNRTTAAQRKAAAERAAEARAAAEKSTQDTTTVKKSNKNKKSKKGKKNNKSAKIGVPGVMDPGGTPDYFGIYPNYANSPLPTVDPVTGAVSGGIRKFVDSLPGLGAANANNLGQYIPVAIPDTTTYPGSDYYEIELVEYAEKLHSDLPATKLRGYRQTNTTDATVSVPHYLGPLIIAQKDRPTRIKFTNSLPIGSAGNLFIPVDTTVMGAGMGPDGANYTENRGTLHLHGGLTPWISDGTPHQWTVPAGESTTLPTGVSTQNVPDMPVPSGGSITFYYPNQQSARLMFYHDHAYGITRLNVYAGEAAGYLLQDTTEQSLVSTGIIPADQIPLVIQDKTFVPDTAQLAQQDPTWDIAKYGGKGNLWFPHVYMPNQNPYDMSGANAMGRWDYGPLFWPVFSMITNGPVPNPLFGTDPVEPPENPGTPNPSLVPEAFMDTPVVNGTVYPTVTVQPKSYRLRILNACNDRFLNLQLYTADPLVTTADGRTNTEVKMVNAFPGTGLPATWPTDARDGGVPDPTTAGPDMIQIATEGGFLPAPVVIPAQPVNYNYNRRDIVVLNVSDHALYMGPAERADVVVDFSAFAGKTLILYNDAPAPVPAFDPRIDYYTGDPDQTDTGGAPTTLAGYGPNTRTIMQINVAAATPAAPFNITNLNNAFASTATTEGVFASSQDPIIVPQAAYNSAYNTTVVDHMGTSCGRIQDTSMSVTPLGSTTPLLIQFMPKAIQELFEMEYGRMNATLGVELPFTNSTNQTTIPLGYVDPTTETLADSITPLAPAAGDGTQIWKITHNGVDTHAIHFHLFNVQVINRVGWDGAIRLPDANELGWKETVKMNPLEDIIVAMRPVAPQLPFGIPESVRPMDVTKPVDGVTSWPSIDAITGFPTTVVNDYVNFGWEYVWHCHLLGHEENDMMRPIAFNVVVNVPNKVTSLTGSGVLTGIELTWKDPTPAASASTLGNPQNEIGFRIERANIGGAYAFVGNAPANSTSFIDTTLTGAGNYSYRVTVFNAAGDSLPVTVTASTMIITTSSPLPTVVIGTPYSQTLGATNGTAPYTWSKTSGSLPTGLTMTSGGLISGTPTTTGNFTFTVQVADAGGLIATKSLTISVINPPIITTGTLPGATVGKAYNYTVKAKSGVPPYTSWTITGGALPDGLSLTMTATGGNIKGTPAVPGTFNFTIQVTDSDGNSGSKNLSITVGVAPFSITTSTLSNPTSGKAYSTTIKATGGVKPYTWSVISGSLPAGLSLSTDGVISGTPTVKGTFNFTVQVADGYGTAPVSKAMKLTVK; encoded by the coding sequence ATGAAGAAAAAATGGTTGGGGATTTTAGTTTTATTTTGTTTCGTAACAGCATTTTCATGGGGAATTGGGAATAGGGTTTCCGCCCAAACAACCCAAATGGACAGCAAGGATAGCAGTGACATTATAACAAGGATGCAAAACAGGACAACAGCAGCGCAGAGGAAAGCTGCTGCAGAACGTGCCGCAGAAGCACGTGCCGCAGCCGAGAAGAGTACACAGGATACAACAACTGTAAAGAAAAGCAACAAGAACAAGAAGTCAAAAAAAGGGAAGAAGAATAATAAGAGCGCAAAGATTGGAGTCCCCGGTGTAATGGATCCCGGTGGTACACCGGATTATTTCGGTATTTACCCGAATTACGCCAATAGTCCATTACCTACGGTAGATCCGGTTACAGGAGCGGTTTCAGGCGGAATCAGGAAGTTCGTAGATTCACTCCCCGGACTTGGTGCAGCTAATGCAAACAATCTTGGTCAGTATATCCCTGTCGCTATTCCTGATACAACAACATATCCGGGCTCAGATTATTATGAAATAGAATTAGTCGAGTACGCCGAGAAATTGCATTCTGACCTGCCCGCCACTAAACTTCGTGGTTACAGACAAACTAACACAACAGATGCAACGGTGAGCGTGCCCCATTATCTGGGACCTCTGATAATAGCCCAGAAAGACAGACCGACACGTATTAAGTTCACCAATAGCCTTCCTATAGGCAGCGCAGGAAATCTTTTCATTCCTGTTGACACAACCGTAATGGGTGCCGGTATGGGTCCTGATGGAGCCAATTATACAGAAAACCGCGGCACCCTTCATTTACATGGCGGATTGACTCCATGGATAAGCGATGGGACTCCTCATCAGTGGACTGTTCCTGCAGGAGAGTCAACAACACTTCCCACTGGTGTAAGCACTCAAAACGTTCCTGACATGCCTGTCCCATCCGGCGGGTCTATAACTTTCTATTATCCGAATCAGCAGAGCGCAAGATTGATGTTCTACCATGACCATGCTTATGGAATAACCCGTCTCAATGTTTATGCAGGCGAGGCGGCAGGTTATCTGTTACAGGACACAACCGAGCAAAGTCTCGTTTCAACCGGTATAATACCTGCTGACCAGATTCCTCTTGTTATTCAGGATAAGACTTTCGTACCGGACACTGCTCAACTCGCCCAACAGGATCCAACATGGGATATAGCCAAGTATGGTGGTAAGGGCAATCTCTGGTTTCCTCATGTATATATGCCTAACCAGAATCCATATGACATGTCCGGCGCAAATGCTATGGGCAGATGGGATTATGGTCCATTGTTCTGGCCTGTTTTCAGCATGATAACAAATGGTCCTGTACCTAATCCGCTTTTTGGCACTGATCCGGTTGAGCCTCCGGAAAATCCGGGAACACCTAATCCGTCCCTTGTACCTGAAGCCTTCATGGATACACCGGTTGTTAACGGTACAGTTTATCCAACAGTAACAGTGCAGCCAAAGTCATACAGGTTAAGAATTCTTAATGCATGCAATGACAGATTCCTTAACCTCCAGCTTTACACAGCGGATCCGCTTGTTACGACTGCTGATGGCAGGACTAACACAGAAGTCAAGATGGTTAATGCATTCCCTGGTACGGGCTTACCTGCAACCTGGCCAACGGATGCAAGGGATGGCGGCGTACCGGATCCAACAACTGCTGGTCCGGATATGATTCAGATAGCCACTGAAGGCGGTTTTCTTCCGGCACCGGTAGTAATACCTGCCCAGCCGGTCAACTATAACTATAACCGTAGAGACATCGTTGTCCTCAATGTATCAGACCATGCTCTCTATATGGGTCCGGCAGAGCGGGCAGATGTCGTCGTTGATTTTTCCGCATTTGCAGGAAAAACACTGATTCTTTATAACGATGCCCCTGCGCCTGTTCCTGCATTTGACCCGAGAATCGACTACTACACTGGCGATCCGGATCAAACTGACACAGGCGGCGCACCGACAACGCTGGCTGGCTACGGTCCTAACACACGCACCATTATGCAGATAAATGTTGCAGCAGCAACTCCTGCGGCGCCATTTAATATCACCAACCTGAATAATGCCTTTGCATCAACTGCCACAACGGAGGGCGTATTCGCATCGTCTCAGGACCCGATCATAGTGCCTCAGGCTGCTTACAACTCAGCCTACAATACGACTGTCGTTGACCATATGGGAACATCCTGCGGAAGGATTCAGGACACTTCCATGAGCGTTACTCCATTGGGCTCTACCACCCCATTGTTGATTCAGTTCATGCCAAAGGCTATACAAGAGCTCTTTGAGATGGAATACGGAAGAATGAATGCCACACTGGGAGTTGAGCTGCCATTTACCAATTCAACTAACCAGACAACAATCCCCTTAGGTTATGTAGATCCTACTACCGAGACACTTGCAGACTCCATAACACCTCTCGCACCTGCGGCTGGTGATGGAACTCAGATCTGGAAGATTACACATAACGGCGTTGACACCCATGCGATACACTTTCATCTGTTTAATGTGCAAGTTATAAATCGCGTTGGATGGGACGGCGCTATAAGGCTTCCTGATGCGAATGAACTTGGATGGAAAGAAACAGTCAAGATGAACCCATTGGAAGATATCATAGTTGCCATGAGACCGGTTGCTCCTCAACTTCCATTCGGAATTCCCGAGAGCGTACGCCCCATGGATGTTACAAAACCGGTGGATGGCGTCACAAGCTGGCCAAGTATAGACGCGATTACCGGATTCCCAACTACAGTTGTTAATGATTATGTGAACTTTGGCTGGGAATACGTATGGCACTGCCATCTTCTGGGGCATGAAGAAAATGACATGATGCGTCCAATAGCTTTTAACGTTGTGGTTAATGTACCAAACAAGGTAACCAGCCTGACAGGCTCAGGAGTATTAACAGGGATCGAACTGACATGGAAAGATCCTACACCAGCAGCTTCAGCGAGTACATTAGGCAATCCACAAAATGAGATCGGCTTCAGGATTGAGCGGGCAAACATTGGTGGAGCTTATGCATTTGTTGGAAATGCCCCTGCGAATTCAACTTCATTTATTGACACTACACTTACTGGCGCAGGTAATTACTCGTATCGTGTTACAGTATTCAATGCTGCAGGTGACTCCCTGCCGGTGACTGTAACAGCATCGACAATGATCATTACAACAAGTAGTCCATTGCCGACTGTGGTTATTGGAACGCCCTACAGCCAGACACTGGGTGCTACAAATGGTACCGCGCCGTACACATGGTCTAAAACTTCCGGCTCACTGCCGACTGGACTAACCATGACCAGCGGTGGTCTCATCTCTGGTACGCCGACTACAACCGGGAACTTCACGTTCACAGTTCAGGTCGCTGATGCAGGCGGACTCATTGCAACAAAGTCTTTGACAATCTCGGTTATTAATCCGCCTATCATTACCACGGGCACTTTACCGGGTGCAACTGTAGGAAAAGCTTACAATTATACCGTAAAGGCAAAAAGCGGTGTCCCACCGTACACCTCATGGACTATAACAGGTGGTGCGTTGCCTGATGGACTAAGCTTAACCATGACCGCAACCGGCGGCAACATAAAGGGTACCCCTGCAGTACCGGGAACCTTTAACTTTACTATACAGGTTACAGACAGCGATGGAAACAGCGGAAGTAAAAACCTGTCTATCACAGTAGGAGTAGCACCGTTTTCGATAACAACATCCACTTTAAGTAATCCAACCAGTGGTAAAGCTTACTCAACCACTATAAAAGCAACCGGCGGGGTTAAGCCATATACATGGTCGGTAATTTCCGGCTCACTGCCGGCTGGTCTTTCTTTGAGCACCGACGGAGTTATAAGCGGTACTCCTACAGTAAAGGGTACATTTAACTTTACTGTACAGGTTGCAGATGGATATGGGACAGCACCTGTCAGCAAGGCAATGAAACTGACTGTAAAATAA